In Nostoc sp. CENA543, a single genomic region encodes these proteins:
- the dnaK gene encoding molecular chaperone DnaK gives MAKVVGIDLGTTNSCVAVMEGGTPTVIANAEGFRTTPSVVAFAKNGDTLVGQIAKRQAVMNPENTFYSVKRFIGRRFDEVTNEATEVSYKVLSSGGNVKLDSSGKQFAPEEISAKVLRKLVEDASKYLGETVTQAVITVPAYFNDSQRQATKDAGKIAGIEVMRIINEPTAASLAYGFDRKSNETILVFDLGGGTFDVSVLEVGDGVFEVLSTSGDTHLGGDDFDKKIVDYLAEQFRKDEGIDLRKDKQALQRLTEAAEKAKIELSSVTQAEINLPFITATQDGPKHLDMTLTRAKFEELCSDLIDRCRVPVEQALRDAKLGKNDIDEVVLVGGSTRIPAVQQLVKNLLGKDPNQSVNPDEVVAVGAAIQAGVLAGDVTGILLLDVTPLSLGVETLGGVMTKIIPRNTTIPTKKSEVFSTAVDGQTNVEIHVLQGEREFANDNKSLGTFRLDGIPPAPRGVPQIEVTFDIDANGILNVTAKDKGTGKEQSISITGASTLDKSDVDRMVREAEQNASADKERREKIERKNQADSLAYQAEKQLQELGDKVPEADKTKVEGLVKELREAVAKEDDEQIKKLTPELQQALFAVGSNIYQQAGGAAPGAAPGDGGATPPSDGGDDVIDADFTESK, from the coding sequence ATGGCAAAAGTAGTTGGAATTGACTTAGGTACAACTAACTCCTGCGTCGCAGTAATGGAAGGTGGTACACCCACGGTTATTGCTAACGCTGAAGGGTTTCGCACCACTCCCTCAGTAGTAGCGTTTGCGAAAAATGGCGACACATTGGTAGGACAAATCGCCAAGCGTCAAGCAGTGATGAACCCAGAAAACACTTTCTACTCTGTAAAGCGTTTTATTGGTCGTCGCTTTGATGAAGTTACCAACGAAGCTACAGAGGTTTCTTACAAAGTCCTCAGCAGTGGTGGTAATGTCAAGCTAGATTCCTCCGGTAAACAGTTTGCACCAGAAGAAATTTCTGCGAAAGTTCTCCGCAAGTTAGTAGAAGACGCAAGCAAATATCTCGGTGAAACCGTTACCCAAGCTGTCATCACCGTTCCCGCCTACTTCAACGACTCCCAACGCCAAGCCACCAAAGATGCTGGTAAAATCGCTGGTATTGAAGTCATGCGGATTATCAACGAGCCTACCGCCGCATCCCTAGCTTATGGCTTTGACAGAAAGAGCAATGAAACTATCCTAGTATTTGACTTGGGTGGTGGTACATTCGACGTATCTGTCCTAGAAGTAGGCGACGGCGTGTTTGAAGTATTGTCTACCTCTGGTGATACCCACCTGGGTGGTGACGACTTCGATAAGAAAATCGTTGATTACTTAGCTGAACAGTTCAGAAAAGACGAAGGTATCGACCTCCGCAAAGACAAACAAGCTCTGCAACGTTTAACAGAAGCCGCAGAGAAAGCAAAGATTGAGCTTTCTAGCGTTACCCAAGCGGAAATTAACCTTCCCTTCATTACCGCTACCCAGGACGGCCCTAAACACCTGGATATGACCCTGACCCGCGCCAAGTTTGAAGAACTCTGCTCAGACTTGATTGACCGTTGTCGCGTTCCTGTAGAACAAGCATTGCGCGATGCGAAGTTAGGCAAAAATGACATTGATGAAGTTGTGCTAGTAGGTGGTTCCACTCGTATCCCCGCAGTACAACAACTGGTGAAGAATTTATTGGGTAAAGATCCCAACCAAAGCGTTAACCCTGATGAAGTAGTAGCCGTTGGTGCTGCAATTCAAGCTGGGGTATTGGCTGGTGATGTTACTGGTATCTTGTTGTTAGACGTAACACCATTGTCTTTGGGTGTAGAAACCTTGGGTGGTGTGATGACCAAGATTATTCCTCGCAACACCACAATTCCTACCAAGAAGTCAGAGGTATTCTCTACAGCCGTGGATGGTCAAACTAACGTAGAAATTCACGTCCTCCAGGGTGAAAGAGAATTTGCTAACGATAACAAGAGCCTGGGAACTTTCCGCCTCGATGGTATTCCTCCCGCACCCCGTGGCGTACCTCAAATCGAAGTAACTTTCGATATTGACGCTAACGGTATCCTCAACGTTACCGCTAAGGATAAAGGTACTGGTAAGGAACAATCCATCAGTATCACTGGTGCTTCCACCTTAGATAAATCTGACGTTGACCGTATGGTGAGAGAAGCTGAACAAAACGCTTCTGCTGACAAAGAACGTCGTGAGAAGATTGAACGCAAGAACCAAGCCGATTCTTTAGCATACCAAGCTGAAAAACAACTGCAAGAACTAGGTGATAAAGTTCCTGAAGCCGACAAGACCAAAGTTGAAGGTTTGGTGAAAGAACTGCGTGAAGCTGTGGCTAAGGAAGACGACGAGCAAATCAAGAAACTGACACCAGAATTGCAACAGGCGTTGTTTGCAGTTGGTAGCAATATCTATCAACAAGCTGGTGGTGCTGCTCCTGGTGCTGCTCCTGGTGATGGTGGTGCTACTCCTCCTAGTGATGGCGGTGATGATGTCATCGATGCTGATTTCACTGAAAGCAAGTAA
- a CDS encoding STM4011 family radical SAM protein has product MYFTILYRGSLISCNYGCEYCPFAKRQQTAAELAIDKQSLEKFVNWISQHPQHQFSILFTPWGEALIHSWYQQALIKLTHLPNVNKAAIQTNLSCQLDWLEECNKDKLAIWATFHSEWVSRDRFLSKCLQLNHQNVKFSVGVVGFPKFKSEIAALRQELPNHVYLWINAVKAELPNLSPADREFFQSIDPLYELNTKHYPSFGHSCRAGKSVVSVDGDGTIRRCHFIKSPIGNIYDSDWETALSDQPCPNQTCHCHIGYVHLDYLNMNQVFGSGLLERIPDNWVHLLQKS; this is encoded by the coding sequence ATGTACTTCACCATACTTTATCGCGGTTCTTTAATTAGTTGCAACTACGGTTGTGAATATTGTCCCTTTGCTAAACGCCAACAAACAGCCGCAGAATTAGCTATAGATAAACAATCTTTAGAAAAGTTTGTCAATTGGATTTCTCAACATCCCCAACATCAATTTTCAATTCTATTCACTCCTTGGGGAGAAGCTTTAATACATTCTTGGTATCAGCAAGCCTTGATAAAACTAACCCATTTACCCAACGTTAATAAAGCCGCAATTCAAACTAATCTCTCTTGTCAGCTAGATTGGTTAGAGGAATGTAACAAAGATAAATTGGCAATTTGGGCTACTTTTCACTCAGAATGGGTATCACGCGATCGCTTTTTATCTAAATGTCTTCAATTAAACCACCAAAATGTTAAATTTAGCGTCGGAGTTGTCGGTTTTCCCAAGTTTAAATCAGAAATAGCCGCCTTACGTCAAGAATTACCAAACCATGTTTATTTGTGGATTAATGCTGTCAAAGCTGAACTTCCCAATTTATCACCAGCAGATAGAGAATTTTTCCAATCTATCGACCCATTATATGAATTAAATACCAAACATTATCCTAGCTTTGGGCATTCTTGTCGGGCTGGAAAATCAGTAGTTTCTGTTGATGGCGATGGGACAATACGCCGTTGTCATTTTATTAAATCTCCAATTGGTAATATTTATGATTCTGATTGGGAAACAGCCTTATCCGACCAACCATGTCCTAACCAAACTTGTCATTGTCACATTGGTTATGTCCATCTTGATTACTTAAATATGAATCAAGTTTTTGGTTCTGGACTTTTAGAAAGGATTCCCGATAATTGGGTTCACCTCTTGCAAAAGTCATAA